The Malus domestica chromosome 10, GDT2T_hap1 genome contains a region encoding:
- the LOC103412538 gene encoding RNA-binding protein L-like isoform X3, whose protein sequence is MMMQPGAGGVAPSALGQQPAQQYGQQPAQPYMMMPPPTAQAPAMWAPQSHVAPPAPQLPQPASADEVRTLWIGDLQYWMEENYLYNIFLHTGEVVSVKVIRNKQTCQSEGYGFIEFNSRAAAERVLQAFNGTPMPNGAQNFRLNWASTGEKRSDDTPDYTIFVGDLAADVTDYVLQETFRARYPSCKSAKVVIDRLTGRTKGYGFVKFGDESEQMRAMTEMNGVLCSTRPMRIGPAANKNAGGSQQYSNGCQEALSSKGQILISAEMVSP, encoded by the exons ATGATGATGCAACCGGGTGCAGGCGGTGTGGCTCCGTCGGCATTGGGCCAGCAGCCCGCCCAGCAGTATGGTCAGCAACCCGCGCAGCCCTACATGATGATGCCACCGCCGACTGCCCAGGCACCTGCCATGTGGGCCCCGCAGTCGCATGTGGCGCCTCCGGCTCCTCAGCTCCCCCAGCCCGCCTCCGCCGACGAGGTCCGCACGCTTTGGATCGGCGACCTGCAGTACTGGATGGAGGAGAACTATCTCtacaatatttttcttcacaccGGCGAG GTTGTTTCTGTGAAAGTCATCCGCAATAAGCAAACTTGTCAATCAGAGGGTTACGGGTTCATTGAATTCAATAGCCGTGCTGCTGCGGAAAGAGTGCTTCAGGCATTCAATGGTACTCCAATGCCAAATGGTGCCCAGAATTTTAGATTGAACTGGGCATCTACCGGCGAGAAACGTTCTGATGATACCCCGGATTATACGATATTTGTTGGAGATTTGGCTGCTGATGTGACGGATTATGTGCTACAAGAGACATTCAGGGCCCGTTATCCATCATGTAAGAGTGCCAAGGTCGTCATTGATAGGCTCACAGGGCGCACCAAGGGGTACGGGTTCGTTAAGTTTGGAGATGAGTCTGAACAGATGCGTGCCATGACTGAGATGAATGGAGTTCTATGTTCTACAAGGCCTATGCGAATTGGACCAGCAGCAAACAAAAACGCCGGGGGCAGTCAGCAATATTCAAATG GGTGTCAGGAGGCTCTGTCATCTAAGGGCCAGATACTGATTTCAGCTGAAATGGTCTCCCCTTAG
- the LOC103412538 gene encoding polyadenylate-binding protein RBP45B-like isoform X2 — protein sequence MMMQPGAGGVAPSALGQQPAQQYGQQPAQPYMMMPPPTAQAPAMWAPQSHVAPPAPQLPQPASADEVRTLWIGDLQYWMEENYLYNIFLHTGEVVSVKVIRNKQTCQSEGYGFIEFNSRAAAERVLQAFNGTPMPNGAQNFRLNWASTGEKRSDDTPDYTIFVGDLAADVTDYVLQETFRARYPSCKSAKVVIDRLTGRTKGYGFVKFGDESEQMRAMTEMNGVLCSTRPMRIGPAANKNAGGSQQYSNASYQNSQGAKNDSDPNNTTIFVGNLDGNVTDDHLRQVFSKYGELVHVKIPMGKRCGFVQFADR from the exons ATGATGATGCAACCGGGTGCAGGCGGTGTGGCTCCGTCGGCATTGGGCCAGCAGCCCGCCCAGCAGTATGGTCAGCAACCCGCGCAGCCCTACATGATGATGCCACCGCCGACTGCCCAGGCACCTGCCATGTGGGCCCCGCAGTCGCATGTGGCGCCTCCGGCTCCTCAGCTCCCCCAGCCCGCCTCCGCCGACGAGGTCCGCACGCTTTGGATCGGCGACCTGCAGTACTGGATGGAGGAGAACTATCTCtacaatatttttcttcacaccGGCGAG GTTGTTTCTGTGAAAGTCATCCGCAATAAGCAAACTTGTCAATCAGAGGGTTACGGGTTCATTGAATTCAATAGCCGTGCTGCTGCGGAAAGAGTGCTTCAGGCATTCAATGGTACTCCAATGCCAAATGGTGCCCAGAATTTTAGATTGAACTGGGCATCTACCGGCGAGAAACGTTCTGATGATACCCCGGATTATACGATATTTGTTGGAGATTTGGCTGCTGATGTGACGGATTATGTGCTACAAGAGACATTCAGGGCCCGTTATCCATCATGTAAGAGTGCCAAGGTCGTCATTGATAGGCTCACAGGGCGCACCAAGGGGTACGGGTTCGTTAAGTTTGGAGATGAGTCTGAACAGATGCGTGCCATGACTGAGATGAATGGAGTTCTATGTTCTACAAGGCCTATGCGAATTGGACCAGCAGCAAACAAAAACGCCGGGGGCAGTCAGCAATATTCAAATG CTTCATATCAAAATTCTCAGGGTGCAAAGAATGATAGTGATCCGAACAATACAACT ATATTTGTAGGTAATCTGGATGGTAATGTTACTGATGACCATTTGAGACAAGTTTTCAGCAAGTACGGTGAGCTAGTACATGTCAAGATACCAATGGGCAAGCGATGTGGGTTTGTTCAGTTTGCAGACAGGTGA
- the LOC103412538 gene encoding polyadenylate-binding protein RBP45B-like isoform X1, whose protein sequence is MMMQPGAGGVAPSALGQQPAQQYGQQPAQPYMMMPPPTAQAPAMWAPQSHVAPPAPQLPQPASADEVRTLWIGDLQYWMEENYLYNIFLHTGEVVSVKVIRNKQTCQSEGYGFIEFNSRAAAERVLQAFNGTPMPNGAQNFRLNWASTGEKRSDDTPDYTIFVGDLAADVTDYVLQETFRARYPSCKSAKVVIDRLTGRTKGYGFVKFGDESEQMRAMTEMNGVLCSTRPMRIGPAANKNAGGSQQYSNASYQNSQGAKNDSDPNNTTIFVGNLDGNVTDDHLRQVFSKYGELVHVKIPMGKRCGFVQFADRSCAEEALRVLNGSQLGAQNIRLSWGRSPSNKQPQADPSQWNGGGGYYGYAPTPDSYGYAQVSQDPNLYYGSYPAAGYGNYQQPQQQQQQQQIGYS, encoded by the exons ATGATGATGCAACCGGGTGCAGGCGGTGTGGCTCCGTCGGCATTGGGCCAGCAGCCCGCCCAGCAGTATGGTCAGCAACCCGCGCAGCCCTACATGATGATGCCACCGCCGACTGCCCAGGCACCTGCCATGTGGGCCCCGCAGTCGCATGTGGCGCCTCCGGCTCCTCAGCTCCCCCAGCCCGCCTCCGCCGACGAGGTCCGCACGCTTTGGATCGGCGACCTGCAGTACTGGATGGAGGAGAACTATCTCtacaatatttttcttcacaccGGCGAG GTTGTTTCTGTGAAAGTCATCCGCAATAAGCAAACTTGTCAATCAGAGGGTTACGGGTTCATTGAATTCAATAGCCGTGCTGCTGCGGAAAGAGTGCTTCAGGCATTCAATGGTACTCCAATGCCAAATGGTGCCCAGAATTTTAGATTGAACTGGGCATCTACCGGCGAGAAACGTTCTGATGATACCCCGGATTATACGATATTTGTTGGAGATTTGGCTGCTGATGTGACGGATTATGTGCTACAAGAGACATTCAGGGCCCGTTATCCATCATGTAAGAGTGCCAAGGTCGTCATTGATAGGCTCACAGGGCGCACCAAGGGGTACGGGTTCGTTAAGTTTGGAGATGAGTCTGAACAGATGCGTGCCATGACTGAGATGAATGGAGTTCTATGTTCTACAAGGCCTATGCGAATTGGACCAGCAGCAAACAAAAACGCCGGGGGCAGTCAGCAATATTCAAATG CTTCATATCAAAATTCTCAGGGTGCAAAGAATGATAGTGATCCGAACAATACAACT ATATTTGTAGGTAATCTGGATGGTAATGTTACTGATGACCATTTGAGACAAGTTTTCAGCAAGTACGGTGAGCTAGTACATGTCAAGATACCAATGGGCAAGCGATGTGGGTTTGTTCAGTTTGCAGACAG AAGCTGTGCCGAAGAAGCATTGCGTGTGCTAAATGGATCTCAGCTGGGTGCACAAAATATCCGTCTTTCATGGGGGCGCAGTCCTTCAAACAAGCAG CCTCAGGCAGATCCAAGCCAATGGAATGGTGGAGGCGGCTACTATGGATATGCACCTACCCCCGATAGCTATGGGTACGCACAAGTTTCCCAAGACCCTAACTTGTACTATGGAAGCTATCCTGCTGCCGGGTACGGTAATTACCAGCAGccacagcagcagcagcagcagcagcaaatcGGGTACAGCTGA
- the LOC103446711 gene encoding uncharacterized protein → MDLHLKNLFGRFQEQFGSGPGLGPGSGTCLMKVEGIAPNFIKSIYKASAALYRTDPWKRLCPGHIFGVRVGKDTDWSGKKQPFPCVQFVGGDGGDTGFHMFRSQSDAKKMTGSRETVQVPNVELLRVTYEREALMFPSNRKMIKSLSLEVSGSDRFPVIDVARCTSSGSLRFRHPSSEELRFVYAFMKAVALVHPLLQEDKEGGPKWSRLMHFEPFIETVDVQWPQEMAKGYDLVAVTISHPPGQAYEERASTTASSTPTKYAELSKEESFVDIRVYLNGSLKQCAACEKEIQSEQALSCGRCRAVVYCSSVCQKQHTKETHKSMCGLYKAMMEREEELEMNIFMFACDADQPCKWLESLGIHQKGMWRRRCSCYSHCPFGLLPVKGGLWDAWGGLDDEEFPRDSSFQHHVRDGTSSPILLSGWSEYYNLRSLPLSSPVADILSHPLTVYYILTTLNISSKNLLQKGKEVIVHYLGPEGELDWMPAFAEVGHLLNGLGNVQIVMVGSEVPTNLSGTTSGIGSRVRVNLVRGVYQEEASYLPPPHVIVALNCGLDSYANWGGALNSIKSMAVPAFFTDQSELSCANAKQALRSAGLHITHPVTPNPFRSPVKHHEPSSNLPSYSNGFVLGVNT, encoded by the coding sequence ATGGATTTGCATTTGAAGAACTTGTTCGGTAGATTCCAGGAGCAATTTGGGTCCGGTCCGGGGCTTGGTCCCGGATCAGGGACATGTCTTATGAAGGTGGAAGGTATTGCTCCAAATTTTATCAAGtccatctacaaagcttcagcaGCTCTGTATAGGACTGATCCCTGGAAAAGGTTGTGTCCCGGGCATATTTTTGGTGTCCGGGTTGGGAAAGATACCGATTGGTCTGGCAAGAAACAGCCTTTTCCGTGTGTTCAATTCGTTGGAGGGGATGGTGGCGATACAGGGTTTCATATGTTTCGGTCTCAAAGTGATGCAAAGAAGATGACTGGCTCGAGAGAGACAGTTCAGGTGCCAAATGTTGAGCTTTTACGGGTCACATATGAACGCGAGGCATTGATGTTTCCCTCGAATAGGAAAATGATCAAATCTTTGTCACTTGAAGTGTCAGGGAGTGATCGCTTCCCTGTCATTGATGTTGCCAGATGCACTTCATCGGGGAGTCTTAGGTTTAGGCATCCGAGTTCTGAAGAGCTTAGGTTTGTGTATGCATTCATGAAAGCCGTAGCTCTGGTGCACCCATTGCTGCAGGAAGACAAAGAAGGTGGTCCAAAGTGGTCGAGGTTAATGCACTTTGAACCGTTTATTGAAACAGTTGATGTTCAGTGGCCACAAGAAATGGCCAAGGGTTATGATCTTGTTGCAGTTACAATTTCGCACCCACCTGGCCAGGCATACGAAGAGAGGGCTAGTACAACGGCTAGCTCAACGCCAACCAAATATGCAGAACTGTCAAAAGAGGAGAGTTTTGTTGATATAAGAGTCTACTTAAATGGCAGCTTGAAGCAGTGTGCAGCATGTGAGAAAGAAATCCAGAGTGAACAGGCTCTCTCTTGTGGACGATGTCGAGCTGTGGTCTACTGTAGTTCTGTCTGCCAGAAGCAGCATACGAAAGAAACACATAAGAGCATGTGCGGTCTTTACAAGGCTATGATGGAAAGGGAAGAAGAGCTTGAGATGAACATCTTCATGTTCGCTTGTGATGCTGATCAACCTTGTAAATGGCTTGAATCATTGGGCATCCATCAGAAGGGCATGTGGAGGAGAAGGTGCAGTTGCTATTCTCATTGCCCTTTCGGTCTTCTTCCTGTTAAAGGCGGACTCTGGGATGCTTGGGGAGGGCTCGATGATGAAGAGTTTCCACGCGACTCATCTTTTCAACATCATGTAAGAGATGGTACGTCGAGTCCAATCCTCCTCTCTGGTTGGTCGGAATACTACAACCTTCGGTCACTGCCATTGTCAAGCCCTGTTGCTGATATCCTCTCTCACCCATTGACGGTTTATTACATATTAACGACTCTCAACATCAGCTCAAAGAACCTACTGCAGAAGGGCAAGGAGGTGATTGTTCACTACCTAGGGCCAGAGGGTGAGTTGGATTGGATGCCGGCATTTGCAGAGGTTGGTCATTTGCTCAATGGATTGGGGAACGTGCAAATTGTTATGGTCGGTTCTGAAGTCCCAACAAATTTGTCGGGGACAACTTCAGGAATCGGTAGCAGGGTGAGGGTGAATCTCGTCAGGGGTGTTTATCAGGAGGAAGCCTCCTACCTACCTCCACCCCATGTCATCGTTGCACTGAACTGTGGATTGGATAGCTATGCAAATTGGGGTGGAGCTCTTAATTCAATCAAGTCCATGGCCGTCCCAGCATTCTTCACCGATCAATCTGAACTCTCGTGCGCAAACGCTAAACAGGCTCTACGAAGTGCTGGACTGCATATCACACATCCTGTGACTCCAAATCCTTTCCGCTCGCCGGTGAAACATCACGAGCCTTCCAGCAATCTTCCTTCGTACAGCAATGGTTTTGTGCTTGGAGTAAATACATGA
- the LOC103412538 gene encoding RNA-binding protein L-like isoform X4 produces the protein MMMQPGAGGVAPSALGQQPAQQYGQQPAQPYMMMPPPTAQAPAMWAPQSHVAPPAPQLPQPASADEVRTLWIGDLQYWMEENYLYNIFLHTGEVVSVKVIRNKQTCQSEGYGFIEFNSRAAAERVLQAFNGTPMPNGAQNFRLNWASTGEKRSDDTPDYTIFVGDLAADVTDYVLQETFRARYPSCKSAKVVIDRLTGRTKGYGFVKFGDESEQMRAMTEMNGVLCSTRPMRIGPAANKNAGGSQQYSNDNNGT, from the exons ATGATGATGCAACCGGGTGCAGGCGGTGTGGCTCCGTCGGCATTGGGCCAGCAGCCCGCCCAGCAGTATGGTCAGCAACCCGCGCAGCCCTACATGATGATGCCACCGCCGACTGCCCAGGCACCTGCCATGTGGGCCCCGCAGTCGCATGTGGCGCCTCCGGCTCCTCAGCTCCCCCAGCCCGCCTCCGCCGACGAGGTCCGCACGCTTTGGATCGGCGACCTGCAGTACTGGATGGAGGAGAACTATCTCtacaatatttttcttcacaccGGCGAG GTTGTTTCTGTGAAAGTCATCCGCAATAAGCAAACTTGTCAATCAGAGGGTTACGGGTTCATTGAATTCAATAGCCGTGCTGCTGCGGAAAGAGTGCTTCAGGCATTCAATGGTACTCCAATGCCAAATGGTGCCCAGAATTTTAGATTGAACTGGGCATCTACCGGCGAGAAACGTTCTGATGATACCCCGGATTATACGATATTTGTTGGAGATTTGGCTGCTGATGTGACGGATTATGTGCTACAAGAGACATTCAGGGCCCGTTATCCATCATGTAAGAGTGCCAAGGTCGTCATTGATAGGCTCACAGGGCGCACCAAGGGGTACGGGTTCGTTAAGTTTGGAGATGAGTCTGAACAGATGCGTGCCATGACTGAGATGAATGGAGTTCTATGTTCTACAAGGCCTATGCGAATTGGACCAGCAGCAAACAAAAACGCCGGGGGCAGTCAGCAATATTCAAATG ATAACAATGGCACTTAG